The following are from one region of the Fundidesulfovibrio soli genome:
- a CDS encoding FmdE family protein encodes MPRDRRVCGLSRAEYVERITWFHNYAAPGLLVGGFMVDAARRRLPEGTLFEAACETTSCLPDAVQLFTPCTVGNGWLRVLDLGRYALTLYDKYTGEGFRAHVDPALLGPYPEIAGWFLKRIPKAEQDTKALEDEIFEAGESILTVRPARVSAAYLGKNHKGVIAVCPACGEAYPAKHGGLCKGCLGGSPVLRAEAAPRPRAVPVDEAVGRRALHDMTEVQPGVSKEASFLRGQTITSGDLCRLQRMGRMEVFVEDEGTPGTGFVHEDAAATALSEALCQGGALEPAGPPREGKITLLAARDGLFTVNVERLQALNALADVALSVRHHGSLVKAGEAVGGVRAIPLHLDRAVLDKALALCSGSLLLDVAPLRRVRAGALITGTEVFTGLIEDKFAPVLAAKLQALGSELAEVRFAPDDAEAIAAGARELLQNGCDLILTTAGMSVDPGDLTRKGLQDAGVSGELFGMPVLPGNMLLLARAGTVPVIGVPACALFHQVTSLDILLPRVLAGQEITRTDLAALGHGGFCMNCARCVFPHCPFGK; translated from the coding sequence ATGCCGCGGGATAGGCGGGTCTGCGGCCTCAGCCGCGCTGAATACGTGGAGCGCATCACCTGGTTTCACAACTATGCCGCCCCCGGCCTGCTGGTGGGCGGGTTCATGGTGGACGCCGCGCGGCGCAGGCTGCCCGAGGGCACGCTCTTCGAGGCCGCCTGCGAGACCACATCCTGCCTACCGGACGCGGTGCAGCTCTTCACTCCCTGCACCGTGGGCAACGGCTGGCTGCGCGTGCTGGACCTGGGCCGCTACGCCCTGACGCTGTACGACAAGTACACCGGCGAGGGCTTCCGCGCCCACGTGGACCCGGCGCTTCTGGGACCCTATCCCGAGATCGCGGGCTGGTTCCTCAAGCGCATACCCAAGGCCGAGCAGGACACCAAGGCCCTGGAGGACGAGATCTTCGAGGCCGGCGAGTCCATCCTCACGGTGCGGCCGGCGCGGGTCTCCGCCGCGTACCTGGGCAAGAACCACAAGGGCGTCATAGCCGTCTGCCCGGCCTGCGGGGAGGCCTATCCGGCCAAGCACGGCGGGCTGTGCAAGGGCTGCCTGGGCGGCTCGCCCGTGCTGCGTGCCGAGGCCGCGCCCAGGCCCCGCGCCGTGCCAGTGGACGAGGCCGTGGGCAGGCGCGCCCTGCACGACATGACCGAGGTCCAGCCCGGCGTCTCCAAGGAGGCCAGCTTCCTGCGGGGCCAGACCATCACCTCCGGCGACCTCTGCCGCCTGCAGCGCATGGGCCGCATGGAAGTTTTCGTGGAGGACGAAGGCACCCCCGGCACAGGGTTCGTCCACGAGGACGCCGCCGCCACGGCCCTGTCCGAGGCGCTGTGCCAGGGCGGCGCGCTGGAGCCCGCAGGCCCGCCGCGCGAGGGCAAGATCACCCTGCTGGCCGCCCGCGACGGCCTGTTCACCGTGAACGTGGAGCGCCTGCAGGCCCTGAACGCCCTGGCGGACGTGGCCCTCTCCGTGCGCCACCACGGCAGCCTGGTCAAGGCCGGGGAGGCCGTGGGCGGTGTGCGGGCCATCCCCCTGCACCTGGACCGCGCCGTGCTGGACAAGGCCCTGGCCCTGTGCTCCGGGTCGCTGCTGCTGGACGTGGCCCCCCTGCGCCGCGTGCGCGCCGGGGCGCTCATCACCGGCACCGAGGTGTTCACGGGCCTCATCGAGGACAAGTTCGCCCCCGTGCTCGCCGCCAAGCTTCAGGCCCTGGGCTCGGAGCTCGCCGAGGTGCGTTTCGCCCCGGACGACGCCGAGGCCATCGCCGCGGGCGCGCGCGAGCTGCTCCAAAATGGCTGCGACCTGATCCTGACCACGGCGGGCATGAGCGTGGACCCCGGCGACTTGACCCGCAAGGGCCTTCAGGACGCGGGCGTGAGCGGCGAGCTGTTCGGCATGCCCGTGCTTCCCGGCAACATGCTGCTGCTGGCCAGGGCCGGAACCGTGCCGGTGATCGGGGTGCCCGCATGCGCGCTGTTCCATCAGGTCACCAGCCTGGACATCCTGCTGCCGCGCGTGCTGGCCGGGCAGGAGATCACCCGGACGGACCTGGCGGCGCTGGGCCACGGCGGCTTCTGCATGAATTGCGCGCGCTGCGTCTTCCCGCATTGCCCGTTCGGCAAGTAG
- a CDS encoding amphi-Trp domain-containing protein yields the protein MSKASIAISGVTDPQALAQILSDLAGSLRAGTICLRKGAEYVTLKPSTRMDFEIEAAIKKGKQKFSLEVKWEEVPEQVPASEFTISPTEPTAPDAAPEGPCEPGEAVLAAPPAEEPKPEKHRKDGKKAVKNKEKKHDKKHGKKPEEAPKTDEDGEAKPVEQ from the coding sequence ATGAGCAAAGCCAGCATCGCCATCTCCGGCGTCACGGACCCCCAAGCCCTGGCCCAGATCCTCTCGGACCTCGCCGGGAGCCTGCGGGCGGGCACCATCTGCCTGCGCAAGGGCGCGGAGTACGTCACGCTCAAGCCATCCACGCGCATGGATTTCGAGATCGAGGCCGCCATCAAGAAGGGCAAGCAGAAGTTCAGCTTGGAGGTGAAGTGGGAGGAGGTGCCGGAGCAGGTTCCCGCGAGCGAGTTCACCATCAGCCCCACTGAGCCGACCGCGCCTGATGCGGCCCCCGAGGGGCCCTGCGAACCGGGCGAGGCCGTCCTGGCCGCCCCGCCCGCCGAGGAGCCCAAGCCGGAGAAGCACCGCAAGGACGGCAAGAAGGCCGTGAAGAACAAAGAGAAGAAACACGACAAGAAGCACGGGAAGAAGCCCGAAGAGGCTCCCAAAACCGATGAAGACGGCGAGGCAAAACCTGTGGAGCAGTAG
- a CDS encoding RT0821/Lpp0805 family surface protein, with protein sequence MKHVTRLVLFAFALQLLVACAPDGQITKRDVGMVAGGAAGGVAGGAIGGNDPAGRVMGTIAGVIIGAAVGGYLGSLWDDYDRKQAAYALENSPDRRQTQWQNPNTNRQASITPERTYYEPSGTPCREFTQSIYIDGRKETGRGTACRQPDGTWRIMNSQ encoded by the coding sequence ATGAAGCACGTTACCAGGCTGGTTCTGTTCGCCTTCGCCCTGCAACTGCTGGTCGCCTGCGCTCCTGACGGCCAGATCACCAAGCGCGACGTGGGCATGGTCGCGGGCGGCGCTGCCGGCGGCGTGGCAGGCGGAGCCATCGGCGGCAACGACCCTGCCGGGCGGGTGATGGGCACCATCGCGGGCGTCATCATCGGCGCGGCCGTGGGCGGATATCTGGGCAGCCTCTGGGACGACTACGACCGCAAGCAGGCGGCCTACGCCCTGGAGAACAGCCCCGACCGCCGCCAGACCCAGTGGCAGAACCCCAACACCAACCGCCAGGCGTCCATCACGCCCGAGCGCACCTATTACGAGCCCAGCGGAACCCCCTGCCGCGAGTTCACCCAGTCCATCTACATCGACGGCAGGAAGGAAACCGGCCGGGGCACGGCCTGCCGCCAGCCCGACGGCACCTGGCGCATCATGAACAGCCAGTAG
- a CDS encoding MATE family efflux transporter, which yields MNIDTSRPYLSIWRLTWPQILMMVFNFLIGVADVAVCGRIGREAQAAMGLVAQALFIFLTVAIAVSNGSVAALSQSLGAGKFGRAARYGGLCLVSGAALGLLAQAGGLAWRDGFLALLNVPAPMLGPTREILTVFLWLLPINYLFIITSAVLRAHKLVMAPLYSMGLVCLVNAWLDLGLGLGRFGLPDMGYIGVAWSTFASVTGGLALNLWLMRRAGLLRASMIPPLRWVRRAWYYMAKVAIPSGLMQVVWHSGYMVLLAVIGGLPSGGVEALAGFAAGARIESGVFLPAFAFNLTASIMVGHSLGAGDPAEAKRMGFRIWLLGTGLMSLLALCLWPFLPFLSAAMAPDPVVAAETVSYLRYNLVAAPFSCTSMILAGALTGAGATVYNLVVFAVSIWCVRLPVAWWLGWRAWGTADGVWLSMLVSQMFQASALIAVYQVKNWARFAMTKSRSFRE from the coding sequence GTGAACATCGACACTTCCCGCCCCTACCTCTCCATCTGGCGGCTCACCTGGCCGCAGATCCTGATGATGGTCTTCAACTTCCTCATCGGGGTGGCGGACGTGGCCGTGTGCGGCCGGATCGGCCGGGAGGCCCAGGCGGCCATGGGCCTGGTGGCCCAGGCCCTGTTCATCTTCCTCACGGTGGCCATCGCGGTGTCCAACGGCTCGGTGGCGGCGCTCTCCCAGTCGCTGGGGGCGGGCAAGTTCGGGCGCGCCGCGCGTTACGGCGGGCTGTGCCTGGTCTCCGGGGCGGCGCTGGGCTTACTGGCCCAGGCCGGGGGCCTGGCCTGGCGCGACGGATTCCTGGCGCTGCTGAACGTCCCCGCGCCCATGCTCGGCCCGACCAGGGAAATCCTCACCGTGTTCCTCTGGCTTTTGCCCATCAACTACCTGTTCATCATCACCAGCGCGGTGCTGCGCGCCCACAAGCTGGTCATGGCCCCGCTGTACTCCATGGGCCTGGTCTGCCTCGTGAACGCCTGGCTGGACCTGGGCCTGGGCCTGGGGCGCTTCGGCCTGCCGGACATGGGCTACATCGGCGTGGCCTGGAGCACCTTCGCCTCTGTCACCGGCGGGCTGGCGCTCAACCTCTGGCTCATGCGCCGCGCGGGGCTGCTGCGGGCCTCCATGATCCCGCCGCTGCGCTGGGTGCGCCGGGCCTGGTACTACATGGCCAAGGTGGCCATTCCCTCGGGGCTGATGCAGGTGGTCTGGCATTCGGGGTACATGGTGCTGCTGGCCGTCATCGGCGGGCTGCCCTCCGGCGGGGTGGAGGCCCTGGCGGGCTTCGCGGCCGGGGCGCGCATCGAGTCCGGGGTGTTCCTGCCCGCCTTCGCTTTCAACCTCACGGCCTCCATCATGGTGGGGCACTCCCTTGGCGCGGGCGACCCGGCCGAGGCCAAGCGCATGGGCTTTCGCATCTGGCTGCTGGGCACGGGGCTGATGAGCCTGCTGGCCCTTTGCCTGTGGCCCTTCCTGCCCTTCCTCTCCGCGGCCATGGCCCCGGACCCCGTGGTCGCGGCTGAAACCGTCTCCTACCTGCGCTACAACCTGGTGGCCGCGCCCTTCAGCTGCACCAGCATGATCCTGGCCGGAGCTTTGACCGGGGCCGGGGCCACGGTGTACAACCTCGTGGTGTTCGCCGTATCCATCTGGTGCGTGCGCCTCCCCGTGGCCTGGTGGCTGGGCTGGAGGGCCTGGGGCACCGCCGACGGCGTGTGGCTCTCCATGCTCGTATCGCAGATGTTCCAGGCCTCGGCCCTCATCGCCGTCTACCAGGTGAAGAACTGGGCCAGGTTCGCCATGACAAAATCCAGGAGTTTCCGTGAATAG
- a CDS encoding ATP-binding protein, translated as MPVFLIFGGGFLVYGVGCTLISWDFLHSFYDDPNISVTIHNITIFLTSLACALSVILTIKKNVLTVETRRWRIASLACAYPGLVLLTLLIEHAAQQGAFPPFFIQGEGPTHLRGVILLCTIILLAFTGSMSMLSHVRTGFAFPYWFGLGILLFVIGIFGIFFQTSLGSALNWTSRCAQFLGAAYFLFAILAARQEAQRGGLVTTDMLQALISAERERELAEKRLRLNEERLRLATETANLGYFDWNISTGDTYLSPLWKKQLGYADDEVPNRFEEFESRLHPDERQSVLDHVNGYLRRPYPDYELEFRLRHRDGSYRTIYTRAVLLQDGPGSPQRMIGTHLDITERKLMEDKLREAIEALQKRAAEIHQREQEFRALAENAPDIIARYDREHRYLYVNPAISRLKGLAAEDLMGKRVGCRMNMQQRQCLEDAIDRVFGSGAEHVTEWAYETQDGLRLYQARFTPEFSMSGEVSSVLEIARDVTELKTMESDLRRAKEAAEAASRAKSDFLANMSHEIRTPMNGILGMTLLALKRDLSPDVREYLQLVQQSGNSLLDIINDILDLSKIEAGKVVLNAQPFDLLETIESTLKPVEIAAREKGLRFSFSHGPDIPAKVLGDSGRLRQVLTNIVGNALKFTPKGCVSVSLGLVNTSDSLRKRLQFVVADEGIGIPPDRLEAIFDSFEQLHSSAHIKYGGTGLGLAIAKRLVEMMNGAIWVTSEPGKGSTFSFTVELERVYEEEAPPADSCQPVEPTPALHILLAEDNPVSSLFACRLLEDWGHTVDVVEDGTQAIERLRAANYDLVLMDALMPEMSGEEATQLIRSGKAGNPNVPIIALTAFALQGDRERFLAAGMDDYISKPLDMDEFAQMLRRVIGCD; from the coding sequence ATGCCCGTCTTCCTGATCTTCGGCGGAGGGTTCCTTGTCTACGGCGTCGGCTGCACGCTCATCTCATGGGATTTCCTGCACTCCTTCTATGACGATCCGAACATCAGCGTAACGATCCACAACATCACCATATTCCTGACATCGCTGGCCTGCGCCTTGAGCGTCATCCTCACGATCAAGAAGAACGTCCTCACTGTGGAAACGCGGCGATGGCGGATAGCCAGCCTGGCCTGCGCCTACCCGGGGCTGGTCCTCCTTACTCTGCTCATCGAGCACGCCGCCCAGCAGGGAGCGTTCCCGCCTTTCTTCATCCAGGGGGAGGGGCCTACCCATCTGCGCGGGGTCATCCTCCTGTGCACGATCATCCTCCTGGCCTTCACGGGCTCGATGTCCATGCTCAGCCATGTGAGGACCGGGTTCGCCTTTCCCTACTGGTTCGGCCTGGGCATTCTGCTGTTCGTGATCGGCATATTCGGAATATTCTTCCAGACATCCCTGGGGAGCGCCCTGAACTGGACGTCCCGCTGCGCCCAGTTCCTTGGCGCGGCCTACTTCCTGTTCGCCATCCTGGCCGCGAGGCAGGAGGCCCAGCGCGGCGGCCTCGTGACGACCGACATGCTCCAGGCCCTGATTTCGGCGGAGCGCGAACGCGAGTTGGCCGAGAAACGTCTGCGCCTCAACGAGGAGCGCCTGCGCCTGGCCACCGAGACGGCCAACCTCGGCTATTTCGACTGGAACATCAGCACCGGGGACACCTACCTCTCCCCGCTGTGGAAGAAGCAGTTGGGTTACGCCGACGACGAGGTCCCCAACCGCTTTGAGGAATTCGAGAGCCGTCTGCACCCCGACGAGCGCCAGTCCGTGCTGGACCACGTCAATGGCTACCTGAGGCGGCCATATCCCGATTACGAGCTGGAATTCCGGCTCCGGCACCGCGACGGCTCATACCGGACCATCTACACGCGTGCGGTGTTGTTGCAGGATGGCCCCGGGTCGCCCCAGCGAATGATCGGCACGCACCTGGACATCACCGAGCGCAAGCTCATGGAGGACAAGCTGCGCGAGGCTATCGAGGCCTTGCAGAAAAGGGCGGCGGAAATCCACCAGCGCGAGCAGGAGTTCCGCGCCCTGGCCGAGAACGCCCCGGACATCATCGCCCGCTACGACAGGGAGCACCGCTATCTCTACGTGAACCCGGCCATAAGCCGCCTCAAGGGCCTGGCCGCCGAGGACCTCATGGGCAAGAGGGTGGGCTGCCGCATGAACATGCAGCAGCGCCAATGCCTGGAGGACGCCATCGACCGGGTGTTCGGCTCGGGCGCGGAGCACGTGACGGAATGGGCCTACGAAACTCAGGACGGATTGCGGCTCTACCAGGCCAGGTTCACCCCCGAGTTCTCCATGAGCGGGGAGGTCTCCTCCGTGCTGGAGATCGCGCGCGACGTCACCGAACTCAAGACCATGGAGTCGGACCTGCGCCGCGCCAAGGAGGCCGCCGAGGCCGCCAGCAGGGCCAAGAGCGACTTCCTGGCAAACATGAGCCACGAGATCCGCACGCCCATGAACGGCATCCTGGGCATGACGCTGCTGGCCCTCAAGCGCGACCTATCCCCCGACGTGCGCGAATACCTCCAACTGGTGCAGCAGTCGGGCAACTCCCTGCTGGACATCATCAACGACATCCTGGACCTCTCCAAGATCGAGGCCGGCAAGGTCGTGCTGAACGCCCAGCCCTTCGACCTGCTGGAGACCATAGAATCCACCCTCAAGCCCGTGGAGATCGCCGCCAGGGAGAAGGGGCTCCGCTTCAGCTTCTCCCACGGGCCGGACATCCCGGCCAAGGTCCTGGGCGACAGCGGGCGGCTGCGCCAGGTGCTGACCAACATCGTGGGCAACGCCCTCAAGTTCACCCCCAAGGGCTGCGTGAGCGTGAGCCTCGGCCTCGTCAACACCTCCGACTCGCTCAGGAAGCGCCTGCAGTTCGTGGTGGCGGACGAGGGCATCGGCATCCCCCCCGACAGGCTGGAGGCCATATTCGACAGCTTCGAGCAGCTTCACTCCTCCGCGCACATCAAGTACGGCGGCACCGGGCTCGGCCTGGCCATCGCCAAGAGGCTGGTGGAGATGATGAACGGGGCCATCTGGGTCACCAGCGAGCCCGGCAAGGGCAGCACCTTCTCCTTCACGGTGGAGCTTGAGCGCGTGTACGAGGAGGAGGCGCCCCCGGCGGACTCCTGCCAGCCCGTGGAGCCCACGCCCGCCCTGCATATACTCCTGGCGGAGGACAACCCCGTCAGCAGCCTGTTCGCCTGCCGCCTCCTGGAGGACTGGGGGCACACCGTGGACGTGGTGGAGGACGGCACGCAGGCCATCGAGCGGCTGCGGGCCGCCAACTACGACCTGGTGCTCATGGACGCGCTCATGCCCGAGATGAGCGGCGAGGAGGCCACGCAGCTGATCCGCTCCGGCAAGGCGGGCAACCCGAACGTGCCAATCATCGCCCTGACCGCCTTCGCGCTGCAGGGCGACAGGGAGCGATTCCTGGCCGCGGGCATGGACGACTACATCTCCAAGCCGCTGGATATGGACGAGTTCGCGCAGATGCTCAGGCGCGTCATCGGCTGCGATTGA
- a CDS encoding winged helix-turn-helix domain-containing protein yields the protein MDAPYAVLRLHTWLEVPEGMLLGLGRAELLMRIEETGSLNKAAQVMGMSYRAAWGRLKASEAIVGEPLVEKTPGNKGFVLTALGKRLTVDFKAWHDDVERYALARARETFPWPVEPFQPKEKKRDAAG from the coding sequence ATGGACGCACCCTACGCCGTGCTGCGCCTGCACACCTGGCTTGAGGTCCCCGAGGGGATGCTCTTGGGCCTTGGCAGGGCGGAGCTGCTGATGCGCATCGAGGAGACGGGCTCGCTCAACAAGGCGGCCCAGGTGATGGGCATGTCCTACCGGGCGGCCTGGGGCAGGCTCAAGGCCAGCGAGGCCATCGTGGGCGAACCCCTGGTGGAGAAGACCCCGGGCAACAAGGGCTTCGTGCTCACCGCCCTGGGCAAGCGCCTGACCGTCGATTTCAAGGCCTGGCACGACGACGTGGAGCGCTACGCCCTGGCCCGCGCCCGGGAGACCTTCCCCTGGCCGGTGGAACCCTTCCAGCCCAAGGAGAAGAAGCGCGATGCCGCGGGATAG
- a CDS encoding HD-GYP domain-containing protein has product MLKKVRIFDLQVGMYVVDTGLSWLDHPYLYAEEGPITSEEHIREVRAGGFAEAFIETDKNLHNEASARIYDRTAIEKAVNEALREGAGSFRCNKNTVLAEELQVAMAVQGKALAALGRAMEAVAAGAPIDPGPCLESARDIAASVTRNRDALICLTKHHDAGSYSVRHGVGVAVAAAAFGDSLGLSRNQVTDLTVAGLLHDVGKALTPSDLLDKPAKLTDEEYARLKRHPMESCSVISGCMTLPEHVLRGIAEHHERHDGSGYPQGLKGAEQCFHGRLLAITDVFDALTQARPYRERLLPDRALSVMYSTREKDFGQALLDRFIKCLGIYPAGSLVRLSTGEHAVVCQSNPDTPLRPKITVVFDQDMTPIHPVSMDLSGKDGPAPATPVNIVGIVDPRPHGISARHLL; this is encoded by the coding sequence ATGCTTAAAAAGGTGCGCATCTTCGACCTCCAGGTCGGCATGTATGTCGTCGATACAGGGCTCTCCTGGCTCGACCATCCCTATCTTTACGCTGAGGAAGGCCCGATCACGTCCGAAGAACATATTCGGGAGGTGCGCGCCGGAGGCTTTGCCGAGGCTTTCATAGAGACCGACAAGAACCTGCACAACGAGGCGTCGGCCCGCATCTACGACAGGACAGCCATCGAGAAGGCTGTCAACGAGGCACTGCGCGAAGGCGCCGGAAGCTTCCGCTGCAACAAGAACACTGTCCTTGCGGAGGAGTTGCAGGTGGCCATGGCCGTGCAGGGCAAGGCGCTGGCCGCCCTGGGCCGGGCCATGGAGGCCGTGGCCGCGGGCGCACCCATCGACCCCGGGCCGTGCCTCGAATCCGCCCGTGATATCGCGGCATCCGTCACCCGCAACCGCGACGCCCTCATCTGCCTGACCAAGCACCACGACGCGGGCAGCTACTCCGTGCGCCACGGGGTGGGCGTGGCCGTGGCGGCCGCCGCCTTCGGCGACTCCCTGGGCCTCTCGCGCAACCAGGTGACCGACCTGACCGTGGCCGGACTGCTGCACGACGTGGGCAAGGCCCTGACCCCGAGCGACCTGCTGGACAAGCCGGCCAAGCTCACCGACGAGGAGTACGCCAGGCTCAAGCGCCACCCCATGGAGAGCTGCTCCGTCATCTCCGGCTGCATGACCCTGCCCGAGCATGTGCTGCGCGGCATCGCGGAGCACCACGAGCGTCACGACGGCTCCGGCTACCCCCAGGGGCTCAAAGGGGCGGAGCAGTGCTTCCACGGCAGGCTGCTGGCCATCACCGACGTGTTCGACGCCCTGACCCAGGCCCGCCCCTACCGGGAGCGGCTCCTGCCGGACAGGGCGCTCTCCGTCATGTACTCCACGCGCGAGAAGGATTTCGGCCAGGCCCTGCTGGACCGCTTCATCAAGTGCCTGGGCATCTACCCCGCGGGCAGCCTGGTGCGCCTGAGCACCGGCGAGCACGCCGTGGTCTGCCAGTCCAACCCGGATACGCCCCTGCGCCCCAAGATCACCGTGGTCTTCGACCAGGACATGACCCCCATCCACCCCGTGAGCATGGACCTCTCCGGCAAGGACGGCCCCGCCCCCGCAACGCCCGTGAACATCGTGGGCATCGTCGACCCGAGGCCCCACGGCATCAGCGCCCGCCATCTGCTCTAG
- a CDS encoding ABC transporter permease: MLLSLKIALQALATHKLRTALAMLGVFLGALALTGVRHVSKAMLRQAEIEVEKLGPNLFAVMAGQVRFTRGGAARTPGGANTFALEDAQALIRSLPGVVKAVPLVLRTVPIRKGNTTVQAQLVAAWPDYPAVRSFQPELGRFYTWQEENERAKVVVLGLKIAQRLFGDPQKAVGEVVYIFKAGLVVVGVMEEKGADISGTDQDEQIFVPLSTYMRRMANQTWVTGVFMQMADGTDFARTKTAATEIMRLRHNITGGKKEDFSVLTAEDTMQLKQQALDLVEVLGIISSTLSFAVGGLGILSIMILLVRARRLEIGVRRAMGARRVDIMRQFLLESGMMSAAGGAAGVAAALGLLTLVYSLGGFPYVYDGWLIAQALAGSALLGIAAGAYPAWQAANVEVLQVLRGKE, translated from the coding sequence ATGCTCCTGAGTTTAAAAATCGCCCTGCAGGCCCTGGCCACGCACAAGCTGCGTACGGCCTTGGCCATGCTGGGCGTTTTTCTTGGCGCGCTGGCCCTCACGGGGGTGCGGCACGTCTCCAAGGCCATGCTGCGCCAGGCCGAGATCGAGGTGGAGAAGCTCGGCCCCAACCTCTTCGCCGTGATGGCCGGGCAGGTGCGCTTCACGCGGGGCGGGGCGGCCCGCACGCCCGGCGGGGCCAACACCTTCGCCCTTGAGGACGCCCAGGCCCTGATCCGCTCGCTGCCGGGGGTGGTCAAGGCCGTGCCCCTGGTGCTGCGCACGGTGCCCATCCGCAAGGGCAACACCACGGTGCAGGCCCAGCTGGTGGCCGCCTGGCCGGACTACCCGGCCGTGCGCTCCTTCCAGCCGGAGCTTGGGCGCTTCTACACCTGGCAGGAGGAGAACGAGCGCGCCAAGGTGGTGGTGCTGGGGCTCAAGATCGCCCAGCGCCTCTTCGGCGACCCGCAAAAGGCCGTGGGCGAGGTCGTCTACATCTTCAAGGCCGGACTGGTCGTGGTGGGCGTCATGGAGGAGAAGGGCGCGGACATCTCCGGCACCGACCAGGACGAGCAGATCTTCGTCCCGCTCTCCACCTACATGCGGCGTATGGCCAACCAGACCTGGGTCACGGGGGTGTTCATGCAGATGGCCGACGGCACGGACTTCGCGCGCACCAAGACGGCCGCCACGGAGATCATGCGCCTGCGCCACAATATCACCGGCGGCAAGAAGGAGGACTTCTCCGTGCTCACCGCCGAGGACACCATGCAGCTCAAGCAGCAGGCCCTGGACCTGGTGGAGGTGCTGGGCATCATCAGCTCCACGCTCTCCTTCGCGGTGGGGGGGCTGGGCATCCTCTCCATCATGATCCTGCTGGTGCGGGCCAGGCGGCTGGAGATCGGCGTGCGCCGGGCCATGGGCGCGCGCAGGGTCGACATCATGCGCCAGTTCCTGCTGGAATCCGGCATGATGAGCGCCGCCGGGGGCGCGGCCGGCGTGGCCGCAGCCTTGGGCCTGCTGACGCTGGTCTATTCGCTGGGCGGCTTCCCCTACGTCTACGACGGCTGGCTCATCGCCCAGGCCCTTGCCGGGTCGGCGCTGTTGGGCATCGCCGCGGGGGCCTACCCGGCCTGGCAGGCCGCCAACGTGGAGGTGCTCCAGGTGCTGCGGGGGAAGGAGTAA
- a CDS encoding DUF2156 domain-containing protein — protein sequence MNRPYVSLSLDRREDYLARLAGCPQRTSDYSFANLWGWCEEYGLEWSFGDSHVWLRQTRPETVYWAPIAPWRDVDWSRCPTLAQGGAFTRVPEALAEIWADAMPGRVHAQEAREHWDYVYSVPELVALSGNRFHKKKNLLAQFMKSYDYDYRPLSADCIEEVLQMQLEWCQWREAECDATLRAENMAIARVVKDWDRLPNLLGGAIRVEGRMIAYTVAEALDDSMLVIHFEKGHTAFKGVYQAVNQMFLEHLDREYAYVNREQDLGDEGLRKAKMSYNPTMFLKKFTVTVDPA from the coding sequence GTGAATAGGCCTTACGTCTCCCTCTCCCTCGACAGGCGGGAGGACTACCTCGCCCGCCTTGCGGGCTGCCCCCAGCGCACCTCCGACTACTCCTTCGCCAACCTCTGGGGCTGGTGCGAGGAGTACGGCCTGGAGTGGTCATTCGGCGACTCCCACGTGTGGCTCCGCCAGACCCGCCCCGAGACCGTCTACTGGGCGCCCATCGCCCCCTGGCGCGACGTGGACTGGAGCCGCTGCCCCACCCTGGCCCAGGGCGGCGCCTTCACCCGCGTGCCCGAGGCCCTGGCCGAGATCTGGGCCGACGCCATGCCCGGGCGCGTCCACGCGCAGGAGGCCCGCGAGCACTGGGACTACGTGTACTCCGTGCCCGAGCTGGTGGCCCTCTCCGGCAACCGCTTCCACAAGAAGAAGAACCTGCTTGCGCAGTTCATGAAGTCCTACGACTACGACTACCGCCCCCTCTCCGCCGACTGCATCGAGGAGGTGCTCCAGATGCAGCTGGAGTGGTGCCAGTGGCGCGAGGCCGAGTGCGACGCCACCCTGAGGGCCGAGAACATGGCCATCGCCCGCGTCGTCAAGGACTGGGACCGCCTGCCCAACCTGTTGGGCGGGGCCATCCGGGTGGAGGGCCGCATGATCGCCTACACCGTGGCCGAGGCCCTGGACGACTCCATGCTCGTGATCCATTTCGAGAAGGGCCACACCGCGTTCAAGGGCGTGTACCAGGCCGTGAACCAGATGTTCCTGGAGCACCTGGACCGCGAATACGCCTACGTGAACCGCGAGCAGGACCTGGGCGACGAAGGCCTGCGCAAGGCCAAGATGAGTTACAACCCAACGATGTTTTTGAAGAAATTCACCGTGACCGTGGACCCGGCCTAA